From Pseudomonas hormoni:
CGGTGCAGGCTCAGGCCGCTCATCTCGAACCGCACACCGACATGAACCCGGTGCTGCTCAAACCCAACAGCGACACCGGCGCCCAGGTGATCATTCACGGGCGCGCCGTCACGACGATGAACGCGGTCGCCTATCACGATTACAAAGCCATCGCCATGCAAGCGGTGCTCGCTTCCCATGAACGGTTGAGTGCGGCGTATCCGGTGGTGATGGTCGAGGGCGCAGGTTCGCCGGCCGAGATCAATCTGCGTGCCGGCGACATCGCCAACATGGGATTCGCCGAGGCAGTGGATTGCCCGGTGGTGCTGATCGCCGACATCAATCGCGGCGGGGTCTTCGCGCATCTGGTGGGCACCCTGGAACTGCTGTCGCCGAGCGAGCAGGCACGGGTCAAAGGCTTCATCATCAACCGTTTTCGCGGCGACATTGCCTTGCTGCAACCGGGCCTCGACTGGCTGGAAGAGCGCACCGGCAAACCGGTGATCGGCGTGCTGCCCTACGTGATGGACCTGCACCTGGAGGCCGAAGACGGCATTGATCAGCGCCAGACCGACAAGGCCGATCAAGTGCTCAAAGTGGTGGTGCCGGTGTTGCCGCGCATCAGTAACCACACCGATTTCGATCCACTGCGCCTGCACCCGCAAGTGGACCTGCAATTCATCGGCCCCGGCCAGGCCATTCCACCCGCTGACCTGATCATTCTGCCTGGCTCGAAAAGCGTGCGTAGTGATCTCGCGTACTTGCGCGCCAATGGCTGGGACACCGCCATCGCCCGACATTTGCGCTACGGCGGAAAGGTGTTGGGGATTTGCGGCGGTCTGCAGATGCTCGGCGAGCAGGTGCACGACCCGTTGGGCCTCGAAGGTGTGCCGGGCTCCAGCGCCGGTCTGGGTTTGTTGGCGTTCGAAACGCAGCTCGAAGAAGAGAAACAACTGCGCAATGTGCGCGGGCGACTGACGCTGGAGAACGCTGAAGTCAGCGGCTATGAAATTCACGCCGGCGTCACCACCGGGCCGGCGTTGGAAAATGCCGCCGTGCAGCTGGATGATGGTCGTTGCGACGGCGCGCAAAGTGGTGACGGGCAGATTTTCGGCACCTATCTGCATGGTCTGTTCGAATCGCCGGCGGCGTGCAGCGCGCTGTTGCGCTGGGCGGGTTTGCAGGATGTACAGGAAGTGGATTACCACGGGTTGCGCGAGCGGGATATCGAGCGGTTGGCGGATTTGGTGGAGAAGCATCTTGATACCCGGCTGTTGCGTGAGCTCTGCGGGATTTGAGGCGGTTGTTCCGGCCCCTTCGCGGGCAAGCCTCGCTCCTACAGGATCGAAAGCAGCGCAAACCCGTAGGAGCGAGGCTTGCCCGCGAAGAGGCCCGCCGCCACACCGCACATTTTAAGGAATGAACCATGCTGCAACTGATCCTCGGCGGCGCCCGCTCCGGCAAAAGTCGCCTGGCCGAAAAACTGGCAGCAGACAGCCGGCTCCCGGTGACCTACATCGCTACCAGCCAACCCCTGGACGGTGAAATGAACGAACGGGTCGTCCATCATCGCGCTCGTCGTCCGGCCGAATGGGCGTTGATCGAAGAGCCTGTGGAACTCGCCCGTGTCCTGCGTGAAACCGCCCGCGCCGATCGTTGCCTGCTGGTGGATTGCCTGACCCTGTGGATGACCAATCTGCTGATGCTCGACGACAGCGAGCGCCTGACCGCGGAGCGCGAAGCCTTGCTGGACTGCCTGGCTGAATTGCCGGGTGAAATCATTTTTGTCAGCAACGAGACCGGAATGGGTGTCGTGCCGCTGGGCGAATTGACTCGCCGCTATGTCGATGAAGCCGGTTGGCTGCATCAAGCCTTGGCCGAGCGCTGTCAGCGAGTCGTCCTGACCGTCGCCGGCCTGCCCCTTACTTTGAAAGGAACTGCGTTATGACTCAATCCTGGTGGCTGAACCCGTGCAAGCCGGTTGACGCTCAAGCCGTCGAACAGGCTCAAGCACGGCAACAGCAGCTGACCAAGCCCGCCGGTTCCCTCGGGCGGCTCGAGTCGGTGGCGGTGCAATTGGCCGGGTTGCAGGGGCAGGTGAAGCCGAACCTGGATCAGCTGTGGATCGCGATTTTTGCCGGTGACCATGGCGTCGTCGCCGAAGGCGTGTCAGCGTTTCCACAGGAAGTCACCGGGCAGATGCTGCACAACTTCGTCAGCGGTGGCGCAGCGATCAGTGTGCTGGCGCGCCAACTCGGCGCGTCCCTCGAAGTGGTCGACCTCGGCACGGTGACCCCATCATTGAATCTGCCAGGCGTGCGGCACTTGAACATCGGCGCGGGCA
This genomic window contains:
- the cobU gene encoding bifunctional adenosylcobinamide kinase/adenosylcobinamide-phosphate guanylyltransferase, with the translated sequence MLQLILGGARSGKSRLAEKLAADSRLPVTYIATSQPLDGEMNERVVHHRARRPAEWALIEEPVELARVLRETARADRCLLVDCLTLWMTNLLMLDDSERLTAEREALLDCLAELPGEIIFVSNETGMGVVPLGELTRRYVDEAGWLHQALAERCQRVVLTVAGLPLTLKGTAL
- a CDS encoding cobyric acid synthase, with protein sequence MTTLMVQGTTSDAGKSTLVTALCRWVTRQGVRVVPFKPQNMALNSAVTADGGEIGRAQAVQAQAAHLEPHTDMNPVLLKPNSDTGAQVIIHGRAVTTMNAVAYHDYKAIAMQAVLASHERLSAAYPVVMVEGAGSPAEINLRAGDIANMGFAEAVDCPVVLIADINRGGVFAHLVGTLELLSPSEQARVKGFIINRFRGDIALLQPGLDWLEERTGKPVIGVLPYVMDLHLEAEDGIDQRQTDKADQVLKVVVPVLPRISNHTDFDPLRLHPQVDLQFIGPGQAIPPADLIILPGSKSVRSDLAYLRANGWDTAIARHLRYGGKVLGICGGLQMLGEQVHDPLGLEGVPGSSAGLGLLAFETQLEEEKQLRNVRGRLTLENAEVSGYEIHAGVTTGPALENAAVQLDDGRCDGAQSGDGQIFGTYLHGLFESPAACSALLRWAGLQDVQEVDYHGLRERDIERLADLVEKHLDTRLLRELCGI